The window GCGCGCGCTGCTCGTAGAACTGGTGTCGCCACGCGACGAACACGCCCGCGACGACGAGCGAGGAGACGAGCACGCCCGCCAGGTAGGCGAGCTGGGCGTTCCCCGTCAGGAGGACGAGGAGGGCGGTCGAAAAGGCCGTGGGGAGTTCGAGGTCGAGGAGCCACGTGGAGACGCCCGTGAAGAGGATGGCGAGCGCCGCGCCGCTCGCGTGCACGTCCATCGTCGTCGGCGACACGCCGTACGCGACGGCGGTGGCTTCGAGCGCGAGCCAGCCACAAAAGGCGCCGAGCGTCAGGCCGCCGACGAACCGCCGCGGCTCGGCGTACCGGCCCTCGGGGTCGGCGAACAGCGTGTACGTGCTGGACGCGAGCGGCGGGAAGAGGAGGAAGGAGATGTTCGGCACGAGCCGCGAGAGCAGCGTGACGAACCCCATGAGGAGGGGGACGAACAGGAGGACGGAGACCCGGGTGAGGTTGCTCGTGGTTTCGAGCCACCGCCGGAACTCGTTCACCTCGCGGCGTTCGATACGGCCGGCTCGGCGGCGCGCCGCGCGGATGCGCTCACGGAGCCGGTCGAGCATACCCCTCACATCCCATTCGGGGTTTTTGCGTCTTTCGCGTTCCCCTCAGGCGAGATTCGTGACGGCGTTCAGGCTGAGCGCGATGGCGCGCTCGACGTTGTTCTTCGCCTTCTCGGGGAGTTCCTCGTCCTCGGTCGCGCCCTTCTGCGTGCCCTCGACGAGGTTGCCGTCCACGGTGCAGATGGCGCCGGCGCGCATGCCCTTCCGGCGCGCGAGCGAGAACACGGCCGCGGCCTCCATCTCGACCGAGAGGATGTTCGCCTCCGCCCACGCGGCGACGTACTCGTCGGTCTCCGCGTAGAACGCGTCGTCGGACGCGATGGGGCCGACGTGCACGTCCTCGCCGTTCGCCTCCGCGGAGTCGACGAGCGCGGACAGCACCGTGTAGTCCGGAACCGCGGGCAGGGTCTCCGACTCGTAGCGCTTCGACGTGCCCTCGTCCTTCGCCGCGCCCGTCGCGACGATCATGTCGCCGATTTCGATGCCCTCCTGGAGCGCGCCAGTGGTGCCGACGCGGATGACCGTGTCGACGCCGACCGCCTCCAGCTCCTCGACGGCGATGGCCGCGGACGGACAGCCGATGCCGGTCGAGCAGATGGTGAGGGGCGTCCCCTCGTAGGTCGCGTTCACGACCTTGTACTCGCGGTTCTCCGAGACGACTTCGACGTTCTCGCACTGCTTCGCGATGCGGTCGACGCGCCCGGGATCACCCGGAATCAGCGCGATGTCGTTCACGTCGCCCGGTGCCACGAGCAAGTGGGGCTGTTTCGCCATACTCGGAGTTCAGGAGGGAACGAGAAAAGCACCGCGTTCTCACCGGACGAGGCCGTTCGGGCGCTGTCGGGGCGCGTCCCACTCGCGAACCGGCCGCCAGCGCTCGCCCCGGGCCGGGGCGGCGTAGAGCGCGCTGTCGGTGAGCGCGTACCACTCGTCCGGCGTCGCGAGCAGCGACGGCGCGAGCAGGCGGTCGGGGAGACCCGCCGTCCACTCGTGCCAGCCGTCGCCCCAGAACGAGACGGTCGCGTCCGCGGTCGCGGGCGTGTGGGCGGTCTGCGGGCCGGTCGCGGACGAGACGGCGAGCGCGTCCTGGTCGTCGTCGCGGACGGCGACGCTCCAGCAGTACGTCTCCGAGAGCCCGGACTCCCGGGGCATCCACGACTCGCCGCCGTCCGCGGTCACGTAGAACCCGTCGCCGGCGGCGGCGTACGCCCGCTCTGGATTGCTCGCGGGCACGGCCATCGTGTGCGTGTCGAAGGGGTGCTCGGACACGCGGTCGGTCCACGACTCGCCAGCGTCCGGACTGCGGACGAGCGCGCCCGCCTCGATGGCGACGTACAGTCGCTCGGCGTCGGGGACGGACTGAATCCAGCGGACGTGGTGGGTGTCGGGCCGCGGCGGGAACGACCACTCGCCGCTCGACTCGAGGTCGCTGAGTCCCTCGCACGCCGTCCACGTCTCGCCGTCCCGCGAGCGGTAGACGCGGCTCGGTTCCGTGCCGGCGAACACGAACTCGGGCGTGACGCAGAGCGCGGTAACGAACTCGACGTCCGGTTCGAAGACGCGCTCCGCGCCGCCGTCCCGGAGGCGGTAGACGGCGTCGTCGGTGCCCGCGAACGCCCCGCGGTCGCCGGCGGCGACGCACTGCACGTCCTCGCCGACGAGGAACTCACTCACGCCGTCCGAGAGCGAGAGCACGCGGTCAGAGAGCGCGGCGAACATATGGGGGAGACGAACTCGTGCACCAAAACGGTTCGCCGCCCGTCAGTACTGGTCGTCGAGAAAGGCCTCGACCTCGGGCCGGGTGGGGGCGGTGCGCGCGCCCTCGCTGGTGGCGGCGAGCGCGCCGCAGGCGTTCGCGTACTCCAGCGCGCGCTCGATGCGGTCGGCGTCGATGCCGTCCGCGCCGAGGACGACGGCGAGAAACCCGGCGGCGAACGCGTCGCCCGCGCCGGTGGTGTCCACCGCGTCCACCTCGAACCCGGGGTGGTCGTAGCTCCCGGTGGCGGTGTGGACGGTCGCGCCGCGCGCGCCGTGCTTCACCACCACGAGACCGCCCCGGGTCGGCGGCGCGTTCGTGTACTCGGATCCGAGCACGGACGCGGCCTCCCGGCCGTTCAGGAACAGCACGTCCGCGCGCTCGATGGTCGCGGAGAAATCCCGCGCGCTCAGTCGTCTCCCCGGGTCGAAACTCACGGTCGCGTTCGCGTCCGCGGCCAGCCGCGCGAGCCGGGTCGCCGTCTCCGGGCGCTGGCTCGTCAGGTGGACGTGGTCGATTCCGGCGACCGTCTCGTCGTCCACGTCCTCGGGGCCGACGGCCTCGTTCGCGCCGTCGTTCCCGAGGACCATCACCTGCCCGCTCGCCGCGACGACGAGGTACTTCACGCTCGTCTCCCCGTCGTCGACGACGCGCAGACGGTCGGTGTCCACGCCCGCCTCCGTGAGTTCGCGCTCGACGAGCAGGCCGTTCTCGTCGTCGCCGACGCTCCCGAGGATGCCCACGTCCACGTCGTGGCCGGCGAGCGACGCGGCGACGTTCGCGGCGCTCCCGCCGCCCGCGGCGTGCTGGCTCTCGATGCGCGCCTCGCCGTCGGGGTCGGGGAGCGCGTCCACGCGCAGCGTCACGTCCCAGTTCACGTGACCGGCCGCGAGCACGCGCCGGGTCACGGCGCGGTCACCACGAACAACAGGGCGTTGTGCATCCCGGGGCCGAGTCCGACCGCGGCCACCAGCCCGAGGAGGAGCGACCCCCCGGCCTCGTCGTCGCGGACGTAGTCGGCGAGCAACACCGTGATTCCCGCGGCGAGCGCGAGCTTCACGAGCACGAACAGCCACCCGCTCCCGAGCGCGTCCGCGGTCGGCAGGCCCGCGGCGAACTCCAGGATGATGCGGGAGAGCGGCGTGCGCTCCCCGAACCCGAGCACGTCCACGCCCACCGCGGTGGTCGTGCCGTCGAGCGCGTGTCCGAGCACCACGAGCGCGCCCGCCGGCCACGTCACGCGGGCCGCGGCCGGCCGCACTCGACGCAGCACCGCCCACACGACCGCGGCCGCGACCACGCCGGCCGCTACTCCGACGGCCGGCCACGCCAGCGCGAGGCCCCCGTGCGTCGACCCGTACTGGAGCGCCACCCCGACCGGAGCGGCGAGCGCGAGGAACCCGGTGCCGGCGAGCACCCGTAACGGCGCGTCCGTTCGACTCGCGCCGATCCAGCACAGGCCCGCGAGCACGAACGTCGACGCGTACACGATCGGCGAACTCGCGAACGGCGCGACCGGTTCCGGCAGTACGTCTAACTGGTAGGTGACGTACAGCGTCGACCCGACCGCCATCCACGGCGCGAACGCGACGATGGTTCGCGGCGTCACGCGAACGCGGGCCGCCCGAAGCCCGTACGCCACCACCGCCACGCCCACGAGCACCGCGAGCAGGTGGGGGAGCGGCGGGACCTCGACTCCTGCGGGCAACACCATACCGGACGCCCGCGGCCCGACCGGAAAACGTTGCCGCTCCGCGACCGGCCCCGGCGAAGAACGCGTCCTCCGCGCGGCTTTGCGCGCTCGCGTGCCACCGTGTGACCGCTCGCCTGCCCGGGGCGCGCGACGGGCTGTCCTACTCTCCGAACACGTCGTCGGGCCTGTCCCCGTACCGGTCGCGCATGAGCGTGACGAGGCTCTCGGGGGCGTACTGGCCGCGCTCGGTGACGACGGCGTCCACGTAGCGGGCGGGCGTCACGTCGAACGCGGGGTTCGCGACGGCCACGTCGAGGTCGTCGTCTGGGTCGAGAACCTCCGTGGGGTCGCGCTCCTCGATCTCGATCGGGTGGCCGGCGAGTGTCCGCGGCGCGAGTTTCAGCGTCTGCGCGGCGACGGTGACGGGCACGTCGCGTTCGCTCGCGCTCGCGGCGAGACCCGCGGTGCCGATCTTGTTCACGACCGCGCCGTCCGCGCGCACGGCGTCCGCGCCGACGAGCACGTGGTCGGCCTCGGGGAGGAAGTGGTGGGCGGCGGAGTCCACGATGAGCGTCACGTCCACGCCCAGTTCGCGCAGTCGCTCGGCGGTGATGTGGCCCTGCTTCCGCGGCCGAGTTTCCTTCACGTAGGCCGAGAGCGACTTCCCCGCGTCGACGGCGTGTTCGACGCACGCGAGCGCGTCGGTCGAGTGGCAGTGCGTCATCACGGTGTCGCCGTCCGCGAACCGCCGGCCGCCCACCGCGCCGAGGTCGTCCTGCGCGGCGTCCAGTTCCGCGCGGAAGTCCTCGACCGCCGCGACCACGCTCTCCCGGAGTGCGGGCACGCTCCCGCCGCGCATCCCGCCGAGCACGAGGCGGATCGCGTTCGGGAGGGAGACGGCGGTCGGTCGCGTCTCTCGGAGGCGGTCGGCCGCGGTCGTCATGTCCTCGCGGAAGTCTGCTGGCGTGTCCGCGTCGCTCTCGCGAGCTTCGGCGGCGAGCGCGTCCGCCGCTGCGCTCGCGATGGTCGCCGCCCCTCGCACCTCCATCGACGCGATGCGTTCCGCAGTGTCCGCGACCGCGTCGCTGACCATACCGAACCTTCGCGCGGCACGGGCAAAAAGAGCGGGGGCGCTCCGCCCCGATTAGCGGGCGTCGCGGTAAACACCGACCGTTTATGCGGCGAGGCCGCGACGTCCACCCATGAATCGGGACGACCTCGCCGCCGCCATCGACCACACCGTCCTCGGCCCGGAAACCACCGTCGGCGATGTGGAGCGCGTGCTCGACGACGCCGCACAGTACGGCATGAACGCCTGCGTCCCGCCGTGTTACGTCCCGGAAGCAACGGACTACGAGCCGGACGTGACGCTCGCGACCGTCGTCGGGTTCCCGCACGGCCAGCACCACCCCGAAGTGAAGCGCGCCGAGGCCGAACGGGCGTGGGAGGACGGCGCGGACGAACTCGACATGGTGCTCAACGTCGGCCGCCTGAAGAACGGCGAACACGACGCGGTCCGCGACGACATCGAGGGCGTCGTCGCCGCCACCCCACTCCCCGTGAAGGTCATCGTCGAAACCGCGCTCCTCACCGACGCCGAGAAACACGCCGCCGGCAAACTCGCGAAGGAAGCGGGCGCGGACTACCTCAAGACCTCCACGGGATTCGCGGACGGCGGCGCCACCGTGGAGGACGTGGAACTCCTCGCCGAGTACCTGCCCGTGAAAGCCAGCGGCGGCATCGGCACCGCCGACGAGGCGCGCGCGATGCTCGACGCCGGCGCGGAACGCATCGGCGCGAGCTCCGGCGTCGGAATCCTCGAGAGCGACGAGTAGCCGTCCCTTTTTTCTCACCGGCTCCCGACCGACTCCGTATGCACGGGTGGCCGCGGTGAGTTCGAGCGAGTGGATTCCGTCCCGCGGCGAGCGCGTGCCGCTCTGGGGCGTCGTGCTCGCCCTCGCCGCTATCGTCGGGTTCGCGGTCTACTCCTTCGTCGGGACGTTCGTCCTCGGCGTCTTCATCTACTACGGCGTCCGCCCGGTCTTCCGGCGGCTCGACCGCGTCCTCCCGGAGACCGCGGCCGCGGTCGTCACGCTCCTCCTCACCGCGCTCCCGTTCTTCCTCGTCGCCGGCTACTTCGTCCTGATGGGCTTCCACGAACTCCTCCCGCGCCTCCGGAGCTACCAGGAACTCCTCCAGCCGTACGTGAACGTGGACGCGCTCCTCCAGCAGCCCGTCGACGAGTTCGTCGCCTACCTCCAGAACCCCGACCGGTACTCCGTCACCAGCATCATCGAACAGACCCGGCGGTTCTTCGGCCTGTTCTCCAGCGTCCTGATGAACCTCGTGCTCGCGACCCTGTTCGCGTTCTACCTCCTCAAGGACGGCAAGCGCCTCCGCGACTGGTTCGCGGGGTTCGCGGGCGACGCGTCCGCGACGTACGCGTACGCCACCGCCGTCGACCGCGACCTCGAAACGATGTACTTCAGCACCGTCCTGATGGTGTTCGTCATCGCCGTCGCCGCCGCAGTCGTCTACCACGGCTACAACACGCTCGCGCCGGCCGCAATCGGCATTCCGTTCCCGACCGTGCTCGCCGTCGCCACCGGGCTCGCCGCGCTCATCCCGCTCGTCGTCGGGAAAATCGTCTACCTCCCGCTCGTCGGCTACCTCGGGTACAGCGCCGCGGTCACGCCCGAGGTCAGCCTGTTCTTCCCCGTCGGCCTGCTCGTCGTCTGTTTTCTCTTCCTCGACTTCATCCCGATGACGTTCGTCCTCCCGGAACTCGCCGGCCGCGGCACCCACGTCGGCATCGTCATGTTCGGGTACATCGTCGGCACCATGGTGTTCGGCTGGTACGGACTGTTCCTCGGCCCGCTCGTCCTCGTGCTCGCCGTGCAGGCCGTCCGCATCCTCCTCAAGCCGCTCGTGTTCGGCGAACCCGTGACCGGCGAGGTGGACACCGCCGAGGAGATGGGCGCAGACCCGCCCTGAAGCGCGGGGCTTTTGACGACTCCGACAGTACACGGTTGTGATGGCCCGGTACCACATCGAGACCTACGGGTGCACGTCGAACCGGGGTGAGAGCCGGGAGATAGAGAAGCGGCTTCGGGACGCCGGTCACCGCAAAGTCGACGGGCCGAAAGCGGCGGACGTCTCCATCCTCAACACCTGTACGGTCGTCGAGAAGACGGAGCGCAACATGCTCCGCCGGGCGGAAGAACTCGCAGAGGAGACCGCGGATCTCTTCGTCACGGGCTGCATGGCGCTCGCGCAGGGCGAGGAGTTCCACGAGGCGGACGTGGACGCCCAGGTCTTGCACTGGGACGAGGTGCCGGAGGCGGTGACGAACGGCGAGTGTCCGACGACGACGCCGGACGCCGAACCCATCCTCGACGGCGTCATCGGAATCCTCCCGATCGCTCGCGGCTGCATGAGCAACTGCTCGTACTGCATCACGAAGCAGGCGACCGGCCGCGTCGATTCGCCGCCCGTCGAGGAGAACGTGGAGAAGGCGCGCGCGCTCGTCCACGCCGGCGCGGCGGAGATTCGCATCACGGGACAGGACACGGGCGTCTACGGCTGGGACGACGGCGAGCGCAAGCTCCCCGAACTCTTAGAGCGCATCTGCACCGACATCGAGGGCGACTTCCGGGTTCGCGTGGGGATGGCGAACCCCGGCGGCGTGCACGGCATCCGCGAGGAGCTCGCGGGCGTGTTCGCCGAGCACGACGAGATTTACAACTTCCTCCACGCGCCCGTCCAGTCCGGGTCGGACGACGTGCTCGAGGACATGCGCCGCCAGCACCGCGTCGAGCAGTACCTCGACATCGTTGAGACGTTCGACGACTACCTGGGTGAGTGGACGCTCTCCACGGACTTCATCGTCGGGTTCCCCACGGAGGAACCGGAAGACCACGAGATGTCGATGGCGCTCCTCCGGGAGACGCGCCCCGAGAAGATCAACGTGACGCGGTTCTCGAAGCGCCCCGGGACGGACGCCGCGGACATGAAGGGCCTCGGCGGACAGGTGAAGAAAGACCGCTCGAAGGAGATGACGGACGCGAAGATGGCGGTCGTCGCTGAGGCGTACGAGTCGATGGTCGGGACGGAACGCGACGTGCTCGTCACCGAGCACGGCACGGGCGACTCCGTGAAGTGCTACGACTCCGCGTACCGCCAGATCATCGTGCAGAACGCCTCCGAGCACGCCCTCGAACCCGGCGACTTCGCGACGGTCGAGGTGACGGGGCACTCGACCGTGTACGCGTTCGCCGACCCCGTGTAGGTCGGACACCACCTCTTTACTGTCTGCTTCCGTGTCTCCGCGTATGACTCAGACAAGTGAGAGCGCGTGGAACCGCCTCTACGTCGACGGCGAGTGGCGAGACTCCGGAAGCGGCGAGACGATTCCCGTGGCGAACCCGGCGACCCGCGAGCAGTTCGCGGAAGTTCCCGCGGGCACCGTCGACGACGTCGACGCCGCGTACGAGGCCGCGGACGCCGCCCAATCCGAGTGGGCGGCGCTGCCGCGCGAGGAACGCCTCGAGTACGTCGAGGCGATGCGGGACGAACTCCGGGAGCGCGACGAGGCGGTCGCCGGATTGCTCGCGCGAGAGAGCGGGAGCGCGATGGGGAAGGCGACCGGCGAGGTCGGTATCAGCCTCGCGGACTTCGGCACCGCGTTGAACGTCGAACCCGAGGGCGAGGACGTGCGCGACTCCCAGTTCGTCTCGGAGAAAAAACACCACATCGTCCAGGAACCGGTGGGCGTCGTCGGCATCATCAGCCCCTGGAACTACCCACTGCACCTGACGACGCGCGCGCTCGCGCCGGCGCTCGCGCTCGGGAACACCGTCGTCGTGAAACCCGCGAGCGACACGCCCGTCACGGGCGGCCTCCTGCTCGCGGACATCGCGAACGCGGTCGGCCTCCCGGACGGCGTCGTGAACGTCGTGACCGGTCGCGGGAGCGACATCGGTGACCGATTCTCCGACCACCCGACGCCGCGCGTCCTCTCCTTCACGGGGAGCACGGCGGTCGGGCGGACGGTCGGGAAGAACGCGGGCGAGAACATCACGATGCCCGCGCTCGAACTCGGCGGGAACGGCCCGTTCGTCGTCTCCGAGTCGGCGGACGTGGAGCAGGCCGCGGCCGCGGGCGCGGTCGGTTCGTTCACCCACCAGGGCCAGGTCTGCATCTCTATCAACCGCCACGTCGTCCACGAGTCCGTCTACGGCGAGTACGTCGAGCGACTCGTCGAACACGCCGAGTCGCTCACGGTGGGCGACCCGACCGACCCCGAGACGGACTTCGGCCCCATCGTGAACGAGAGCCAGCGCGACGACCTCGCCGACTTCGTCGCGGACTCGGTCGACGAGGGGGCGACCGTCGAGACCGGCGGCGACTACGACGGGTTGTTCTTCGAACCGACCGTGCTCTCCGGCGCGACGAACGACATCGCCGCGGCGTGCAACGAGCACTTCGGCCCCATCGCGCCCGTCATCCCCGTCGAGAGCGACGAGGACGCAATCGCGGTCGCGAACGACACCGAGTACGGCCTCTCAGCGGGCGTGTTCGCCGGCGACACCGACTACGGCCGCGAACTCGCCGACCGCATCGACGCCGGGATGGTGCACGTGAACGACCACCCGATTCAGGACGAACCGAACGCGCCCTTCGGCGGCATGAAGGCGTCCGGTCTCGGCCGGTACAACGGCGAGTGGATCGTCGACGAACTCACCGAACCGAAGTGGATTTCGGTCCAGAACGAGCCCCGGGAGTACGACCTCCTAGAATGAGAGCGTGACCGCGCCCGCCTCGCTCACGCCCGTCGCCGCGTCGTGCTCGCGGAAGGCGTCGTGGAGCGCGTCGTAGGTGTCGGAGATGGCTTCGACGACGACCTTCGTGTCGCTGACGACGGGCATGAAGTTCGTGTCGCCCTCCCAGCGCGGGACGATGTGCGTGTGCAGGTGGTCTTCGATGGATCCGCCCGCCGGCCCGCCGCCGAGGTTGAGTCCGGCGTTGTAGGCGTCCGGCCCCATCGCGGCGTCGAGCGCGTCGAACGTCGCCTGCTTGAGTCGGGCGTGGTCGAGCAGTTGGTCGTCCGAGAGCGCGCCGTAGTCGCCGCCGTGGTCGCACGGAATCACCATCGCGTGCCCCGGGTTGTACGGCGCGTTGTTCAACAGACAGAACGCGTGCTCGGAGCGCGCGACGATGCGGTGCTCGCGATCCGTCCCGTGCTCGGGGAGTTCGCAGAACACGCACTCCTCCACGTCGGGGTTCTTGTCCTCTCTCTCCACCCACTCGATTCGCCACGGCGCGAACACGCGATCCATATTCGGGAGTACGACGCCGTCGGGAAGAACAGTTCGGCTCTCCGCCGAGTCCGCCGGCTCACGTCGGATAGACGTTCTGGCTCGAACCTAAGGGTGTGTTTTTAAGTCTCCCGGGGGACTGTATCGATTCGAGGGTGGTTCCGATGGCGAGTAAAACACCTCATTCCGACGGCATGACGGAACTGTGCGAGTGCTGTGGGCAGGAGACCCCTCACGAGGTCTCCATCGAGCTTCGAACCGAGAGTTCGAAGTCCGAGAACGCCGAGTTCTCGCGCGAACCCTACCGGGTGACCGAATGCCGTTCGTGTGGCGAAACGAGTAGCCAGCGAATGAACAACGCCTAACGGCGTCTGTAAACTCCCAGTCGCCCCCTCATTTATTATTCATACCGACGCAGGGCCGCCCAGTCCCTACTCCGTCGTGCGCTCGCAGCCGTCCTCGGTGACGATGACGGTGTGTTCTGCCTGACTCACGAGTTCGCCCGCCTGCTCCTTCAGGACGGGATAGCTCCGGACGACGTCGTTCATCTCCAGGCGGCGCAGCCCCATCTCCGCGCGCGGCGTGTCCAGCCAGCGCGCCGCGAACGGGAGGCCGTCGAACTCCGCGGCGGCGTCCAGCACCTGCCGGGCC is drawn from Salarchaeum sp. JOR-1 and contains these coding sequences:
- a CDS encoding nucleoside phosphorylase, whose translation is MAKQPHLLVAPGDVNDIALIPGDPGRVDRIAKQCENVEVVSENREYKVVNATYEGTPLTICSTGIGCPSAAIAVEELEAVGVDTVIRVGTTGALQEGIEIGDMIVATGAAKDEGTSKRYESETLPAVPDYTVLSALVDSAEANGEDVHVGPIASDDAFYAETDEYVAAWAEANILSVEMEAAAVFSLARRKGMRAGAICTVDGNLVEGTQKGATEDEELPEKAKNNVERAIALSLNAVTNLA
- a CDS encoding carbohydrate kinase family protein, with the protein product MTRRVLAAGHVNWDVTLRVDALPDPDGEARIESQHAAGGGSAANVAASLAGHDVDVGILGSVGDDENGLLVERELTEAGVDTDRLRVVDDGETSVKYLVVAASGQVMVLGNDGANEAVGPEDVDDETVAGIDHVHLTSQRPETATRLARLAADANATVSFDPGRRLSARDFSATIERADVLFLNGREAASVLGSEYTNAPPTRGGLVVVKHGARGATVHTATGSYDHPGFEVDAVDTTGAGDAFAAGFLAVVLGADGIDADRIERALEYANACGALAATSEGARTAPTRPEVEAFLDDQY
- a CDS encoding DUF63 family protein yields the protein MVLPAGVEVPPLPHLLAVLVGVAVVAYGLRAARVRVTPRTIVAFAPWMAVGSTLYVTYQLDVLPEPVAPFASSPIVYASTFVLAGLCWIGASRTDAPLRVLAGTGFLALAAPVGVALQYGSTHGGLALAWPAVGVAAGVVAAAVVWAVLRRVRPAAARVTWPAGALVVLGHALDGTTTAVGVDVLGFGERTPLSRIILEFAAGLPTADALGSGWLFVLVKLALAAGITVLLADYVRDDEAGGSLLLGLVAAVGLGPGMHNALLFVVTAP
- a CDS encoding ribose 1,5-bisphosphate isomerase; amino-acid sequence: MVSDAVADTAERIASMEVRGAATIASAAADALAAEARESDADTPADFREDMTTAADRLRETRPTAVSLPNAIRLVLGGMRGGSVPALRESVVAAVEDFRAELDAAQDDLGAVGGRRFADGDTVMTHCHSTDALACVEHAVDAGKSLSAYVKETRPRKQGHITAERLRELGVDVTLIVDSAAHHFLPEADHVLVGADAVRADGAVVNKIGTAGLAASASERDVPVTVAAQTLKLAPRTLAGHPIEIEERDPTEVLDPDDDLDVAVANPAFDVTPARYVDAVVTERGQYAPESLVTLMRDRYGDRPDDVFGE
- the deoC gene encoding deoxyribose-phosphate aldolase; amino-acid sequence: MNRDDLAAAIDHTVLGPETTVGDVERVLDDAAQYGMNACVPPCYVPEATDYEPDVTLATVVGFPHGQHHPEVKRAEAERAWEDGADELDMVLNVGRLKNGEHDAVRDDIEGVVAATPLPVKVIVETALLTDAEKHAAGKLAKEAGADYLKTSTGFADGGATVEDVELLAEYLPVKASGGIGTADEARAMLDAGAERIGASSGVGILESDE
- a CDS encoding AI-2E family transporter, producing the protein MSSSEWIPSRGERVPLWGVVLALAAIVGFAVYSFVGTFVLGVFIYYGVRPVFRRLDRVLPETAAAVVTLLLTALPFFLVAGYFVLMGFHELLPRLRSYQELLQPYVNVDALLQQPVDEFVAYLQNPDRYSVTSIIEQTRRFFGLFSSVLMNLVLATLFAFYLLKDGKRLRDWFAGFAGDASATYAYATAVDRDLETMYFSTVLMVFVIAVAAAVVYHGYNTLAPAAIGIPFPTVLAVATGLAALIPLVVGKIVYLPLVGYLGYSAAVTPEVSLFFPVGLLVVCFLFLDFIPMTFVLPELAGRGTHVGIVMFGYIVGTMVFGWYGLFLGPLVLVLAVQAVRILLKPLVFGEPVTGEVDTAEEMGADPP
- a CDS encoding tRNA (N(6)-L-threonylcarbamoyladenosine(37)-C(2))-methylthiotransferase yields the protein MARYHIETYGCTSNRGESREIEKRLRDAGHRKVDGPKAADVSILNTCTVVEKTERNMLRRAEELAEETADLFVTGCMALAQGEEFHEADVDAQVLHWDEVPEAVTNGECPTTTPDAEPILDGVIGILPIARGCMSNCSYCITKQATGRVDSPPVEENVEKARALVHAGAAEIRITGQDTGVYGWDDGERKLPELLERICTDIEGDFRVRVGMANPGGVHGIREELAGVFAEHDEIYNFLHAPVQSGSDDVLEDMRRQHRVEQYLDIVETFDDYLGEWTLSTDFIVGFPTEEPEDHEMSMALLRETRPEKINVTRFSKRPGTDAADMKGLGGQVKKDRSKEMTDAKMAVVAEAYESMVGTERDVLVTEHGTGDSVKCYDSAYRQIIVQNASEHALEPGDFATVEVTGHSTVYAFADPV
- a CDS encoding aldehyde dehydrogenase family protein; the protein is MTQTSESAWNRLYVDGEWRDSGSGETIPVANPATREQFAEVPAGTVDDVDAAYEAADAAQSEWAALPREERLEYVEAMRDELRERDEAVAGLLARESGSAMGKATGEVGISLADFGTALNVEPEGEDVRDSQFVSEKKHHIVQEPVGVVGIISPWNYPLHLTTRALAPALALGNTVVVKPASDTPVTGGLLLADIANAVGLPDGVVNVVTGRGSDIGDRFSDHPTPRVLSFTGSTAVGRTVGKNAGENITMPALELGGNGPFVVSESADVEQAAAAGAVGSFTHQGQVCISINRHVVHESVYGEYVERLVEHAESLTVGDPTDPETDFGPIVNESQRDDLADFVADSVDEGATVETGGDYDGLFFEPTVLSGATNDIAAACNEHFGPIAPVIPVESDEDAIAVANDTEYGLSAGVFAGDTDYGRELADRIDAGMVHVNDHPIQDEPNAPFGGMKASGLGRYNGEWIVDELTEPKWISVQNEPREYDLLE
- a CDS encoding HIT domain-containing protein translates to MDRVFAPWRIEWVEREDKNPDVEECVFCELPEHGTDREHRIVARSEHAFCLLNNAPYNPGHAMVIPCDHGGDYGALSDDQLLDHARLKQATFDALDAAMGPDAYNAGLNLGGGPAGGSIEDHLHTHIVPRWEGDTNFMPVVSDTKVVVEAISDTYDALHDAFREHDAATGVSEAGAVTLSF